A genomic region of Enterococcus sp. 12C11_DIV0727 contains the following coding sequences:
- a CDS encoding VOC family protein translates to MKLDMVGIIVESMEEAILFYERFGFEALGEKEAAYVELNNEGMRISLNTKKMIEGIYGYPPKSAGDKIELAFICDYPAEIDQLCGKMKGFGYELFREPWQAFWGQYYAIIKDPDGNLLSLFCNE, encoded by the coding sequence ATGAAACTAGATATGGTCGGAATCATTGTTGAATCGATGGAGGAAGCAATTTTATTTTATGAGCGATTTGGTTTTGAAGCTTTAGGAGAAAAAGAGGCTGCTTATGTAGAACTGAATAACGAAGGAATGCGTATCTCATTAAATACTAAAAAAATGATTGAAGGAATTTATGGTTATCCGCCCAAAAGTGCAGGGGATAAAATCGAATTAGCTTTTATTTGTGATTATCCTGCAGAAATCGATCAATTATGCGGGAAAATGAAAGGGTTTGGCTACGAACTTTTTCGTGAACCTTGGCAGGCTTTTTGGGGTCAATATTACGCAATTATCAAAGACCCCGACGGTAATTTATTGAGCCTGTTTTGCAATGAGTAG
- a CDS encoding TraX family protein gives MNGNQLKLIMMGLMLLDHLAPLLPPQFGTPIHMLTRCVAVFFAFMAVEGFHYTSSRKKYLLRLYGWATIMFIGNTLINTLIITDPLYYAFRNIFLTLAVGVTILTLIDFSKRIKEPFFKITSTLLAIILTLVTTLGLIPAEGGLVVIPFMLLSYFFRDNAKKRNISYLILAIPLIIMPLLGLPEYSFEMIKVQLEGNPEFLFLTVIPFIHLYNGQKGSNNPFFKYLFYVFYPLHIWVITLINFYLHQG, from the coding sequence ATGAACGGAAATCAATTAAAACTGATCATGATGGGCTTAATGCTACTTGATCATCTTGCACCACTTTTACCGCCACAATTTGGTACCCCAATCCATATGTTGACCCGCTGCGTTGCTGTATTTTTTGCCTTTATGGCAGTGGAAGGCTTCCATTACACAAGCAGTCGAAAAAAATACCTACTGCGTCTATACGGCTGGGCTACTATCATGTTTATAGGAAATACGCTGATTAACACACTAATCATCACAGATCCATTATATTATGCTTTTAGAAATATTTTTCTCACTTTAGCTGTTGGCGTGACAATTTTAACACTAATCGATTTTTCTAAACGAATAAAGGAACCCTTCTTTAAAATAACATCAACACTTTTAGCAATTATTTTGACCTTGGTTACTACTTTAGGCTTGATTCCCGCAGAAGGTGGGCTTGTCGTTATACCATTTATGCTACTAAGTTATTTCTTCAGAGACAATGCGAAAAAAAGAAATATTTCTTATCTTATTTTGGCAATTCCTTTGATTATCATGCCTCTACTTGGCTTACCAGAATATTCTTTTGAAATGATTAAAGTACAGCTTGAAGGAAATCCAGAATTTCTATTCCTTACAGTTATTCCTTTTATTCATTTATATAATGGTCAAAAAGGGAGCAATAATCCGTTCTTCAAATATTTATTTTATGTATTCTATCCATTACATATTTGGGTGATTACATTAATCAACTTTTATCTACATCAAGGATAA
- the hisI gene encoding phosphoribosyl-AMP cyclohydrolase, whose amino-acid sequence MKLDFSKGLLPAIIIEEKTNEVLMLAYMNEESFEKTLETGTTWFYSRSRQQLWNKGETSGNSQKVKSIVTDCDSDTLLITVEQTGPACHTGQHSCFFNVIL is encoded by the coding sequence ATGAAATTAGATTTTAGTAAAGGTCTATTACCTGCAATTATTATAGAAGAAAAAACAAACGAGGTTTTGATGCTAGCTTATATGAACGAAGAAAGCTTTGAGAAAACGCTCGAAACAGGAACAACTTGGTTTTACTCAAGATCCCGTCAACAGTTATGGAATAAGGGTGAGACTAGTGGGAATAGTCAAAAAGTAAAAAGCATCGTGACCGATTGTGATTCAGACACGTTACTTATCACTGTTGAGCAAACAGGACCTGCTTGTCATACAGGACAGCATAGTTGTTTTTTTAATGTAATTCTCTAG
- the hisB gene encoding imidazoleglycerol-phosphate dehydratase HisB → MRIASLKRETAETKIEMKLDLDRQEPVTIQTGVGFFDHMLILFARHSRISLEVKVEGDLEVDSHHTVEDVGIVLGQCIREALGDKTGINRYGTSFVPMDESLGMASLDLSGRSYLVFDAVFDNPKLGDFDTELTEEFFQALAFNTQMNLHLKILHGKNTHHKIEALFKATGRALREALTENPDIQGVNSTKGIL, encoded by the coding sequence ATGAGAATAGCTAGTTTAAAAAGAGAAACTGCAGAAACAAAAATTGAGATGAAACTTGATTTAGATCGTCAAGAACCAGTTACGATTCAAACCGGAGTTGGTTTTTTTGATCATATGTTGATTCTATTTGCTCGTCATAGTCGTATTTCGCTGGAGGTCAAAGTAGAGGGTGATTTGGAAGTAGATAGTCATCATACTGTGGAAGATGTCGGGATTGTTTTAGGGCAATGTATTCGTGAAGCGTTAGGAGATAAGACCGGAATCAATCGCTATGGTACTAGTTTTGTGCCAATGGATGAGTCTTTAGGTATGGCATCTTTAGATCTAAGCGGTCGTTCTTATTTAGTGTTTGATGCGGTATTTGATAATCCTAAACTTGGGGATTTTGATACAGAATTGACAGAAGAATTTTTTCAAGCATTAGCATTCAATACCCAAATGAATTTACACTTAAAAATCTTGCATGGAAAAAATACACATCATAAGATAGAAGCCTTGTTTAAGGCAACCGGGCGAGCATTGAGAGAAGCGCTAACTGAAAATCCTGATATTCAAGGGGTCAACTCGACGAAAGGAATTTTGTAG
- the hisD gene encoding histidinol dehydrogenase: MNWLTGSITEILTALKAEVKLAHEDNQEIEEQVRQIIQQVIQNGDKALKNYSKKFDQVELEDLFISKETIDLGYQRVEDEVLKALEAAKENIVSYHQKQKQYDFMDTEKQGVLRGQLVLPLARVGVYVPGGTAAYPSSVLMNALPAKIAGVEEIIMVTPPSVDGIPDVILAAAKIAGVDKIFQLGGAQSIAALAYGTETVPKVDKIVGPGNIYVATAKKQVFGTVGIDMIAGPSEIGIIADETANPAYIAADLLSQAEHDTLARAILVTDSNQLAERVEKEIYRQLETLPRKEIAKQAIENHGMIIIASTVAAMFTIMNEIAPEHLEVQLLDPISYLHEIKNAGSIFLGDYASEPVGDYFSGTNHVLPTSGTAKFYSPLGVYDFVKYSQVTYYTKEALAQAKEAIALLARKEGLEAHARAVEYRFK, encoded by the coding sequence ATGAACTGGCTGACGGGAAGCATCACAGAAATTTTGACTGCATTAAAAGCGGAGGTAAAGCTAGCCCATGAAGACAATCAAGAGATAGAAGAACAAGTTCGTCAAATCATTCAACAAGTCATTCAAAATGGTGATAAGGCACTAAAAAACTATTCAAAAAAATTCGATCAAGTTGAGCTTGAGGACTTGTTTATATCAAAAGAAACAATCGATTTGGGCTACCAACGAGTAGAGGATGAAGTCCTCAAAGCTCTAGAAGCGGCTAAAGAGAATATTGTGAGTTACCATCAAAAGCAAAAACAGTATGACTTTATGGACACCGAAAAACAAGGTGTACTACGGGGGCAATTAGTGCTACCTTTAGCCCGCGTAGGTGTTTATGTACCAGGAGGTACGGCAGCTTATCCTTCTTCTGTATTGATGAATGCTCTGCCAGCTAAGATTGCGGGAGTTGAAGAAATCATCATGGTCACCCCGCCTTCAGTTGACGGCATCCCAGATGTAATCTTAGCGGCAGCCAAAATCGCTGGTGTAGATAAGATTTTTCAATTGGGTGGAGCTCAAAGCATTGCAGCACTTGCTTATGGGACTGAAACGGTACCGAAAGTAGACAAAATTGTCGGACCAGGTAACATTTATGTAGCGACAGCTAAAAAACAAGTTTTTGGTACCGTCGGAATCGATATGATTGCAGGACCTTCTGAAATCGGGATTATCGCAGATGAAACAGCTAATCCTGCATACATTGCAGCAGATTTGCTGTCGCAAGCAGAACATGATACGCTTGCCAGAGCGATCCTAGTGACAGATTCAAACCAGCTTGCAGAGCGAGTTGAAAAAGAAATTTATCGACAATTAGAAACATTACCGCGCAAAGAAATTGCAAAACAAGCAATCGAAAATCATGGAATGATCATTATTGCTTCAACAGTTGCAGCGATGTTTACGATCATGAATGAGATCGCTCCAGAACATTTAGAAGTCCAGTTGCTCGATCCAATCAGCTATTTACATGAAATCAAAAATGCTGGATCGATTTTTTTAGGCGACTATGCATCAGAACCAGTAGGAGATTATTTTTCAGGAACAAATCATGTGTTGCCAACAAGTGGTACGGCAAAATTTTATTCACCGTTAGGCGTTTATGATTTTGTGAAGTATAGCCAAGTCACCTATTATACAAAAGAAGCCTTAGCGCAAGCGAAGGAGGCAATAGCACTCCTGGCACGAAAAGAAGGTTTAGAAGCACATGCAAGAGCAGTTGAATATCGGTTTAAGTGA
- the hisH gene encoding imidazole glycerol phosphate synthase subunit HisH, whose product MIIIIDYDTGNTRNVQKALDFVGLENKISADPAEIRKADGLILPGVGAFSLAMKELEQRGLVTVIQETAQKGIPILGVCLGMQLLLEGSMENGFTEGLGLIEGLCERLPDDPDLPVPHMGWNQLVVTEETLLTKDVAKEYVYFVHSYYADCEPDVIDAIAQYSIKIPAMISKGTIYGTQFHPEKSSEAGLRILKGFKEVVEHVRFTSN is encoded by the coding sequence ATGATTATTATCATTGATTATGATACTGGAAATACTCGTAATGTTCAAAAAGCCTTAGATTTTGTTGGATTAGAGAATAAAATTTCTGCTGATCCTGCTGAGATAAGAAAAGCAGATGGCTTGATTTTACCAGGAGTCGGAGCTTTTTCATTAGCGATGAAAGAGTTGGAACAACGAGGCTTAGTGACTGTGATCCAAGAAACGGCTCAAAAAGGGATACCGATTTTAGGAGTCTGTTTAGGTATGCAGCTACTATTAGAAGGCAGTATGGAAAATGGTTTTACAGAGGGATTGGGTTTGATCGAAGGGCTGTGTGAAAGACTACCTGACGATCCTGATTTACCTGTTCCTCATATGGGGTGGAATCAACTTGTAGTAACCGAAGAAACATTGCTGACAAAAGATGTGGCTAAAGAGTATGTCTACTTTGTTCATTCTTATTATGCTGATTGTGAACCAGATGTGATTGACGCGATTGCTCAGTACTCCATTAAAATACCTGCAATGATCTCAAAAGGAACTATTTATGGGACACAATTTCACCCTGAAAAAAGTAGTGAGGCAGGCTTACGGATTTTAAAAGGATTTAAGGAGGTAGTGGAGCATGTACGTTTTACCAGCAATTGA
- a CDS encoding MerR family transcriptional regulator → MLSIGDFSKVSQVTPKTLRYYDEINLLKPTSTDVKSGYRYYDVSQLEIILLIKRLKEYTFSLEEIKQVLESEQDQELLQVTINKKKKEISQKMQSYSRLLERITDDLSILERGNKIMSYLNTIEVKLTEVPEMNLLYLRKQMNVNEYGHYIGELFGRLTAEKFTPTGPPLTIYHSPDFDPENTDMELAVPIAEQNEQTRTFAASLCAVSTYTGPYTELSSVYSKILKWIEEQGYTMNGAPFEIYQTDPNTTAPDKNIVEIYFPVAL, encoded by the coding sequence ATGTTATCAATTGGTGATTTTTCAAAAGTTTCCCAGGTTACGCCCAAAACGCTACGCTATTACGATGAAATCAATCTACTAAAACCAACGTCTACAGATGTTAAAAGTGGCTATCGTTATTATGATGTAAGTCAGCTTGAAATTATTCTTTTGATCAAGAGATTGAAAGAATATACATTTTCTTTAGAAGAAATTAAGCAGGTTCTTGAAAGTGAACAGGATCAAGAATTGTTACAGGTAACGATCAATAAAAAGAAAAAGGAAATCAGCCAAAAGATGCAGAGTTATTCCCGATTATTGGAGCGTATCACTGATGATTTATCGATATTAGAAAGGGGAAATAAAATAATGTCTTATTTGAATACAATCGAAGTTAAACTTACAGAAGTACCAGAAATGAATCTTTTATATCTTAGAAAACAAATGAATGTCAATGAATATGGTCACTATATAGGGGAACTATTTGGTCGTCTAACTGCAGAAAAATTTACGCCCACAGGACCGCCACTAACGATTTATCATAGTCCAGATTTTGATCCAGAAAATACCGATATGGAATTAGCCGTACCGATTGCTGAACAAAATGAGCAAACGAGAACTTTTGCTGCGAGCCTATGTGCAGTGTCTACGTATACTGGTCCTTATACAGAATTATCTTCAGTATATAGCAAGATTTTAAAGTGGATCGAAGAACAAGGGTACACAATGAATGGAGCACCATTTGAAATCTATCAAACAGATCCTAATACCACTGCACCTGATAAAAATATAGTTGAGATCTATTTTCCAGTAGCACTTTGA
- the hisA gene encoding 1-(5-phosphoribosyl)-5-[(5-phosphoribosylamino)methylideneamino]imidazole-4-carboxamide isomerase, with the protein MYVLPAIDIREGKAVRLVQGDFLQKTIVNHDPAAQAQEFKDAGIQMMHVVDLDGALMGKASNAPLIEAMKKTTGLKIEVGGGIRTLKQVDDYVALGIDRIIIGSAALSDPELVKAAVKKHGDKIAVGIDAKNGKVAVSGWLDVSETDYLQMAKEMAAIGVKTIIYTDISKDGTLAGPTFDDYAQLAKIVPNVQIIASGGVSSKADLMKLAELGLYGAIVGKAFYNGTIALADMLEVEQIAD; encoded by the coding sequence ATGTACGTTTTACCAGCAATTGATATTAGAGAAGGAAAAGCAGTTCGGTTAGTTCAAGGGGACTTTCTCCAAAAAACGATCGTCAATCATGATCCCGCAGCCCAAGCACAAGAATTTAAAGACGCGGGTATTCAGATGATGCATGTTGTTGATTTAGATGGTGCTTTGATGGGGAAGGCGTCCAATGCGCCTTTAATTGAAGCTATGAAAAAGACAACTGGCTTAAAAATAGAAGTTGGTGGTGGTATCCGTACATTAAAACAAGTAGACGATTATGTGGCACTGGGAATCGATCGAATCATTATTGGTTCAGCAGCTTTAAGTGATCCTGAATTAGTCAAAGCAGCGGTCAAAAAACATGGGGATAAAATTGCTGTCGGAATCGATGCTAAAAATGGAAAAGTTGCTGTTAGTGGTTGGTTAGATGTGAGTGAAACAGATTATTTACAGATGGCTAAGGAAATGGCGGCAATTGGTGTCAAAACAATTATCTACACAGATATTTCTAAAGATGGCACGTTAGCAGGACCAACTTTTGATGATTATGCACAGCTGGCAAAGATTGTACCGAATGTACAAATCATTGCTTCAGGTGGGGTTAGTAGCAAAGCTGATTTAATGAAATTAGCAGAATTAGGGCTGTACGGTGCAATCGTCGGAAAAGCTTTTTATAATGGGACTATTGCCTTAGCTGATATGCTGGAGGTGGAACAAATTGCTGACTAA
- a CDS encoding DUF4947 domain-containing protein translates to MKKTVLFYGVLVLLLGGCAAKSESDSASSSPVKETSVSSTTSESSNKEAESTTSTKKRKSKKVRTPSSTTESSKKETVKQSEANGQLFVPNPEEDDEEVYYESSGDGNISAFVPDYSQYDKEQVISKLGEPSQIITDGAVIRDRLEESEWQLIKEQFDLGKLTEGQAKAFMFATKDLSLAAAISMELELLVYDDQSKPNIYLSENSVKFITPMTDYIEFTGKINTI, encoded by the coding sequence ATGAAAAAAACTGTATTATTTTATGGGGTATTGGTATTACTATTAGGAGGCTGTGCCGCAAAAAGCGAATCTGACTCTGCATCTAGCAGTCCAGTTAAAGAGACAAGTGTATCCAGTACAACGAGTGAAAGCTCGAATAAGGAAGCGGAATCTACTACCAGTACAAAGAAGCGTAAATCAAAAAAAGTAAGGACACCTTCTAGTACAACTGAAAGTAGTAAGAAAGAAACAGTGAAACAATCAGAGGCAAATGGACAGCTTTTTGTGCCTAATCCAGAAGAAGATGATGAAGAGGTTTATTATGAGTCATCAGGGGATGGGAACATATCAGCTTTTGTTCCAGATTATTCACAATACGATAAAGAACAAGTAATCAGCAAACTAGGGGAACCAAGTCAGATCATCACAGATGGTGCAGTGATTCGAGATCGATTGGAAGAGAGCGAATGGCAATTGATCAAGGAACAGTTTGATCTAGGTAAGTTAACTGAAGGACAAGCAAAAGCCTTTATGTTTGCTACGAAAGATCTATCTTTAGCAGCAGCGATAAGTATGGAGCTAGAATTATTAGTGTACGATGATCAAAGCAAACCTAATATTTACCTATCAGAAAATAGCGTTAAGTTTATTACACCAATGACAGACTATATTGAGTTTACTGGGAAAATCAATACTATATAA
- a CDS encoding AraC family transcriptional regulator: protein MMYRPKVWQDFLNDYQEVAPDLRLSSYIQSYWISYTDSSSPPSRVIPDLCSDLIVQLSTELDVLQVNICGPSTHFFYSYSDQPLIYFGIRYYLGGMYPFLGQSFKGLKDQLLELALFEKGIATELITCLSGQESLSVLIESANLYFLERLNRLTVKKISAPIQTFFEEHYQGISYPESIASSSLSERSLQRTFREETGLSPYEVFDVLRFQKVYQELVSRPTIEHLDLVEKYGFFDQAHYSRKLKKMTGLSPQAIRQHVGILQDNI, encoded by the coding sequence ATGATGTATCGACCCAAAGTTTGGCAAGATTTTCTAAATGATTATCAAGAAGTAGCTCCTGATCTACGTTTAAGTTCCTATATACAATCGTATTGGATTAGTTATACAGATTCATCTAGCCCGCCAAGTAGAGTCATTCCTGATTTGTGTTCTGACTTAATTGTGCAACTAAGCACTGAATTAGATGTTTTACAGGTCAATATTTGCGGTCCCAGTACACACTTTTTTTATTCATATTCGGATCAGCCATTGATTTATTTTGGTATTCGGTATTATTTAGGCGGCATGTATCCTTTTTTGGGTCAGTCTTTTAAAGGGTTGAAAGATCAGTTGCTGGAGTTAGCTTTGTTTGAAAAAGGCATAGCGACTGAGTTGATTACGTGTTTATCTGGGCAAGAGTCTCTTAGTGTTTTAATCGAGAGTGCAAATCTTTATTTTTTAGAACGTTTGAATCGTTTAACTGTAAAAAAAATCTCAGCACCAATTCAGACATTTTTTGAAGAACATTATCAAGGGATCAGCTATCCTGAAAGTATTGCGAGTAGTTCTTTATCTGAACGTAGTTTACAGCGTACATTTAGAGAAGAAACGGGTCTTTCACCGTATGAAGTATTTGATGTTCTACGTTTTCAAAAGGTTTACCAGGAATTGGTCAGTCGACCAACGATTGAGCATCTGGACTTAGTCGAAAAATATGGTTTTTTTGATCAAGCTCATTATTCTCGAAAATTAAAAAAGATGACGGGATTATCACCACAGGCAATCCGTCAGCATGTCGGAATTTTACAAGACAATATTTAA
- the hisZ gene encoding ATP phosphoribosyltransferase regulatory subunit, with product MKWNRSLPSGTKDKLFREANGAYQLEQQVNDIVKKRGYQRIDTPVIEFEDVFYSEEKNEKEFYRFFDKQGRLLVLRPDMTMPIGRVIATTGIQPPLKLSYSGKVFRSNDDMLGEQNELTQAGIELIGYSSLKAEVECLSCAVEILEELEIPNFHFELGHAQIFRLIVTSLGLDETAKTELQTYFNHKSLTDLQRFVAIYPSELDAFICAIPRLFGEVEEVLPVAKTLLPNESKIIPVIDELEKLMSVIKSYHETISLTVDLGLITLMDYYTGVLFNGYADLVPDIFLRGGRYDHLAEQFDHPMIPAVGLGINLDTLVTLQYQLNKLAALKPPTTLVHSSLAQLGRAESLVKEYPDYQLSLFETLEEAIEYAEKWQYRQVIEVLENKTHVTKVGDQN from the coding sequence ATGAAATGGAATCGTAGTTTACCGTCAGGTACAAAGGATAAGTTATTTCGAGAAGCTAATGGTGCCTATCAATTAGAGCAACAAGTTAATGATATCGTGAAAAAAAGAGGATACCAGCGTATTGATACGCCAGTGATCGAATTTGAAGATGTGTTTTATAGTGAAGAAAAAAATGAGAAAGAATTTTATCGTTTTTTTGATAAACAAGGTCGCTTACTTGTTTTACGGCCAGATATGACTATGCCAATAGGGCGTGTAATTGCCACAACAGGAATTCAACCTCCGCTTAAATTATCTTATAGTGGAAAAGTCTTCCGCTCAAACGATGATATGTTAGGGGAACAAAATGAACTGACACAAGCTGGTATTGAATTGATTGGCTATTCCTCTTTGAAAGCAGAAGTTGAATGTCTCTCTTGTGCTGTTGAAATTTTAGAGGAACTAGAGATACCTAATTTTCATTTTGAGTTAGGTCATGCACAAATTTTTCGTTTGATTGTAACATCACTGGGATTAGACGAGACAGCAAAAACAGAACTTCAAACGTATTTTAATCATAAAAGCTTAACAGACCTTCAACGATTCGTTGCCATTTATCCTAGTGAACTAGATGCATTTATCTGTGCAATTCCCAGATTGTTTGGTGAAGTAGAAGAAGTCTTGCCAGTCGCTAAAACATTATTGCCTAATGAGTCGAAAATCATCCCAGTCATCGATGAGCTAGAAAAACTAATGAGTGTTATTAAGAGCTATCATGAAACTATTTCATTGACTGTAGATTTAGGGTTAATAACATTGATGGATTATTACACTGGTGTATTGTTTAACGGGTATGCTGATTTAGTGCCAGATATTTTTTTACGAGGTGGCCGATATGATCATTTGGCGGAACAATTTGATCATCCGATGATACCTGCAGTTGGATTAGGCATCAATTTAGATACCTTGGTTACGTTACAGTACCAACTAAATAAGCTTGCTGCTTTAAAACCGCCCACAACGCTAGTTCATAGTTCTTTAGCACAATTGGGCAGAGCAGAATCCTTGGTAAAAGAGTATCCTGATTATCAGTTATCGTTATTTGAAACATTGGAAGAAGCGATAGAATATGCTGAGAAATGGCAATATCGACAGGTAATTGAAGTGCTAGAAAATAAAACACATGTAACAAAGGTAGGTGACCAAAATTGA
- the hisE gene encoding phosphoribosyl-ATP diphosphatase: MLETLYEEIRARKKTPKKGSYTNYLFDQGLDKILKKVGEEATEVIIAAKNNQTELVSETSDLIYHMLVLLVEQNISPDEIKAELTKREGKLSKTTERKQIDTL, encoded by the coding sequence ATGCTTGAAACACTCTATGAAGAAATCCGTGCGCGCAAAAAAACGCCAAAAAAAGGCTCCTATACAAATTATCTATTTGATCAAGGGCTAGATAAGATTTTAAAAAAGGTTGGTGAAGAGGCAACAGAAGTGATCATTGCCGCAAAAAATAACCAAACAGAACTTGTTTCTGAAACATCTGATCTGATTTATCATATGTTAGTCTTACTCGTTGAACAAAACATTTCACCAGACGAAATCAAAGCAGAATTAACGAAGCGTGAAGGGAAACTAAGTAAAACCACCGAGCGGAAACAAATTGATACGCTTTAA
- the hisG gene encoding ATP phosphoribosyltransferase → MTQLTIALTKGRLEKQTLALFEQAGIDISFIQDKQRKLIFISPDQRFKFLLVKAADVTTYVRHGVADLGIVGKDVLIEHPVGYYEMLDLKIGVCKFSVASTKSYQPDDYKRKRIATKYPAVASEHFRRKGEDVEIIKIEGSVEIAPVLGLADAIVDIVETGTTLKENGLEIFEDICPVSARVIVNKAMLKRKRQAIFRLFDELENVIGGEMI, encoded by the coding sequence TTGACACAATTAACGATTGCGCTGACGAAAGGGCGTTTGGAAAAACAGACCCTAGCTCTATTTGAACAAGCAGGGATCGACATTTCGTTTATACAGGACAAGCAACGAAAATTGATTTTTATTAGTCCTGATCAACGCTTTAAATTTCTTTTAGTAAAAGCGGCTGATGTGACGACTTACGTGCGTCATGGCGTAGCAGACCTAGGAATCGTTGGTAAAGATGTCTTGATTGAACATCCAGTTGGTTATTATGAAATGTTGGATTTAAAGATTGGTGTTTGTAAATTTTCTGTTGCATCAACAAAAAGTTATCAACCAGATGATTATAAACGAAAACGGATTGCAACGAAATATCCAGCAGTTGCTTCTGAACATTTTCGTAGAAAAGGCGAAGATGTTGAGATCATTAAGATCGAAGGATCTGTGGAAATTGCACCAGTTTTAGGATTAGCGGATGCAATCGTCGATATTGTCGAAACAGGCACAACCTTAAAAGAAAATGGTTTAGAGATTTTTGAAGATATCTGTCCAGTTTCAGCGCGAGTAATTGTAAATAAAGCAATGCTTAAACGTAAACGTCAAGCAATCTTTCGACTGTTTGATGAATTAGAGAATGTGATTGGAGGAGAAATGATATGA
- a CDS encoding MmcQ/YjbR family DNA-binding protein has product MQDNIQYLKDEARKWPGATVEYREDWDCDYFGIEKKCFCMLGTNKTGDRVMTVKGDPAENELLREQYSDVVPGYYANKTHWNSFLLEKSSFTEEQLALFLKKSYQLVLEKLPKKVQLKYHQ; this is encoded by the coding sequence ATGCAAGATAACATTCAGTATTTAAAAGATGAAGCAAGAAAATGGCCAGGGGCTACAGTTGAGTATCGGGAAGATTGGGATTGCGATTATTTTGGCATTGAGAAGAAATGTTTTTGTATGCTTGGGACCAATAAAACGGGTGACCGGGTGATGACGGTTAAAGGTGATCCAGCAGAAAATGAATTGTTACGAGAACAATATTCAGATGTCGTTCCTGGATATTATGCTAATAAAACCCATTGGAATTCATTTTTACTAGAAAAGTCTTCTTTTACCGAAGAACAATTAGCTCTATTTTTAAAAAAATCTTATCAGTTAGTTCTTGAAAAATTACCTAAGAAGGTTCAATTGAAGTATCACCAATAA
- the hisF gene encoding imidazole glycerol phosphate synthase subunit HisF: protein MLTKRIIPCLDVTDGRVVKGINFVDLQDVGDPVAIARTYNEQGADELVFLDITATSDKRETMIEVVERTAAEVFIPLTVGGGIRSVSDMKRMLQAGADKISLNSAAIRRPALIKEGAEKFGSQCIVVAIDAKRTGDSWHVFVKGGREDTGLNVIEWAKKAVALGAGEILLTSMDADGTKAGYDLVLNQAICEAVNVPVIASGGCGSAADIVEVFEQTKVSAALAASIFHYGEVKIPELKESLALKGMEVRR from the coding sequence TTGCTGACTAAACGTATTATTCCTTGTTTAGATGTTACAGATGGACGAGTAGTCAAAGGAATTAATTTTGTTGATTTACAAGATGTTGGAGACCCAGTAGCGATTGCACGGACATACAATGAACAAGGTGCCGATGAGTTAGTTTTTTTAGATATCACTGCTACGAGTGACAAGCGTGAAACGATGATCGAAGTAGTCGAAAGGACAGCAGCAGAAGTATTTATCCCTTTGACTGTTGGTGGTGGAATTCGGAGTGTTTCCGACATGAAAAGAATGCTGCAGGCGGGGGCTGATAAAATTTCTCTTAACTCAGCGGCAATTCGACGACCAGCACTGATCAAAGAAGGGGCTGAGAAATTCGGTTCACAGTGTATTGTTGTCGCAATCGATGCTAAAAGAACAGGTGATTCATGGCATGTTTTTGTTAAAGGCGGACGTGAAGATACCGGATTAAATGTGATAGAGTGGGCTAAAAAGGCAGTGGCTTTAGGTGCTGGCGAAATTTTACTAACTAGTATGGATGCAGATGGTACTAAAGCAGGATACGATCTGGTATTGAATCAAGCTATTTGCGAGGCTGTCAATGTTCCAGTTATCGCGTCAGGAGGATGTGGTAGCGCAGCAGATATTGTAGAAGTCTTTGAGCAAACTAAAGTCAGTGCGGCTCTAGCTGCTAGTATTTTTCATTATGGAGAGGTAAAAATTCCAGAATTAAAAGAGTCCTTGGCGCTTAAGGGAATGGAGGTACGTCGATGA